The DNA window CTGCCTTcggcgctcttcttcagtcGTTTTTCGGCATGCCCGCTGTAGATAGGCCAGCGTGCTCAGAGCAAGAGTCAGGTCAATGACACCAACCCTTTCTCCTTGAAGGCCTGTTGTGGGATTCTCGAATTCACGGCGAATAAGAGTGACGATGCTGGCAACTGCGCGAGAGGAATCTGTTGAGCCGAGGAGCTGGTCGAGAGACGTCAAAAGTAGTTGTGAGCCTGCGGAAGCAGTAGAGATGGTTGTGCCCGTAAGCCGGAAGCTGACGGAAGTCCAAAAGACCGCCTGAGTGACGGCATAATGCAAGTTTTCGAGGCTGCGCTCTAGCACCgtctctgcttcttggacGGCCAGCTCGGTTTGCGATTGCTCAAGGGTATCTTTGGCGGCTCGGCTCATGACGCCTTCAATCATGCCCCGGGCCAGCCCCAGGCCACCGAGGGTGGTGAATCTTGCGGCATCGAGGCCAGCATTGCTCACCACGGATCCAATGCGAATGGCGAGCGACGTCGATCGAGTGGCAAGGCTGACGGCCTGAGCAACAGGCGACGGAAGAAGCGTTGGGCCTTGCATATGCTGAGGCCCCTGCTTGGAGGCAGTGACGGCATTTGTCGTCATTGTATGTTTGCGAAGCGATTCGTTATGCTGATTCAACTAGATTGGATAATGCAAATTGCTGAATATCGGCATGTTTAAGTGCCGCCTCGACAGGAATCAATCATCGGTTCGAATGCTTGGGAGACTCGAGCCGATTATTAGAGTTCATGTAAACATAAGCAATGCAGGCGGGCATCCTTACCAAAAGTCAATATTGATTGCAACTTGGTGCCCATCGAGTTTCACATGTGATTCCAGCCACTTGGGCCCCTGGGACGGCGATATCAGCCACCAATGAGAGGATCCCACGTCCAATTCGACGCCCCGTAGCAAATTTAGATTGAATTGATGCAGGCCATCACATTCGACAGGGGTCTGTTGTGTCGACACGCCATCGATTTGTGGCGAGTTTTTGGCAAAGCTGTTCATGCAAGACAGGCTGGCCGAGGCACGATTGGAATGTAGTGGAATGGGGCAACATgaggtgatgaagatgtggcCCAGATACGGCTGAAATGCAAAGATAGAGAGTAAGACATCAACAAGATTTTGAATTCCAGGTCGTATCCAAGAGCCGAGGACAACAGCCATGTTGCTGTGTTGTCACCGTTATCGGTGCTTGAATGGTGACTCAGCTTATGCCGATACTGCACCTTGGAGGCAATAGCGAACTGCCCCAGCGCCTGTGCCCGCTACAGATGCCCACTACGGTACCTCATCGCCCCCAAGTTTCATTTCAGCGCCCTTTGTTGAATTTAGCCGTCTCTGGACGAACTGCCAGCGGCATCTAGAGAAAAAGACTGCCCATAAAATGATGCTACAACGCTTGTTTAGTCTGAAATGTTGTCATCTTGAGTGTAATACTACTTTGAAATAGCTcgtcttctgctgcttctgccgtCTTTTATGAGTAATCGCGTCCGCTGCGTAGATATAAGCGTTGTCACAGAGGCTGATGGCCTCAACGTAGCACATGTAACTTCCTCCAATTGAATCTTGAAACCATGGCTTCGAATTCATACAGCGCCGAGTCCCTCTTCCGGGTCGATGGCCTCGTTGCCGTCATCACTGGCGGAGGCTCTGGTCTGGGCAGAATCACGGCCCATGCCCTCGCTGCCAACGGAGCGAAAGCGGTCTACGTTCTTGGACGGCGAGAAGATGCCCTGGCGGCAACAAAAGACACGAGTCCCAGTCCAGAGGTTATCAGACCTCTTGTTTGCGACGTCACTTCCAAAGACTCTCTGAAAGCGGCCGCGGATCGAGTCCGTGAAGAGCTGGGCTACTGCGATGTCGTCTTTGCAAATAGCGGAGCGATCACGGCGGACAACTCGAGCATCATGAGCAATCTCAACAACCTCGATCTCAAGTCCATCCAAGAGGGACTCTGGGCGTACGACATGGAGGATTTCACGCAGTCTTTTCACGTCAACGTCACCGCGGCCTTCTACACTGTCCTTGCATTCCTGGATCTCCTCGACGAGGGAAACAAGAGGGCCGTCGTGCCGCAAAAGTCCCAGGCCATCATCACGGGCTCTGTAGCATCCTATTCACGCCTACCCAAGGCGGGATTTGCCtacggcggcagcaaggcaGCGGCGGTGCAGGTGGCCAAGCAGCTCGCgacgctgctggcgccgCACAAGATCAGAGTCAACTCCATCGTGCCAGGAATATACCCCAGCGAGATGACTGAGCGCGATATCAAAGCTTCGTCCGCGGATGTTCGGCGAGAGGGGAGCTTTCCTGCGTCTTTTGTGCCGCTGGAGCGGTTTGGCAGGGAGGAAGAGTTTGCGGGCGCGATGCTGTTTCTGACGAGCAAGGCGGGAGGATACGTGGATGGGAGCGTGCTGTTGACAGACGGAGGACGGTTGAGCATCACGACATCTACGTATTGATATCGAATGTCTTTGTCGCGGTAAATAGATTGTGTATTGTATCCAAGACGTTAGCAAGCATTTCGACAAACATGTTGATTTCCAGCTTCATCACAAGATTTCAATTTCCATGAGCACGTACGCGTACGAGTCCAACTAGTTGCTACGACTACAGAACTACTGAAAGAaaacctcttcttcgctgccagGGCAAGCCCCAGCAAAGCAATGAAAAGAATGTTCGCGTCGCCTGGAGGCAGTGTAATACCAGGGACACTGTGGGCAGAATCGTGTGCAAGCACAGAGGAAACCACCCTGAAGacaaaaataagaataatcACGATTGGTCTCCTTAGAGACCTTTCAGAGATTAAACTGAAAAGAACAGATACTACACTTGATCTaagccaaaaggcaaagagagctaaagaagaaaagaaaaggaaagcttCGCTTCGGCGGGCGGGCGAGGAATATATAGGCAGGCGAGAGCGGTGTGTGGTGGGGCCTGGCAGAATTTTTCGGAGGGCGGCGAAGCTGGAGCTCCGGATGAAGCGCGTTTATGGCCGCGGTTGGGTTTGTGCGCAGCAGCGAATTAGTGAGAATTGGCATATTGTGTGAAGAAACATTGTCCCGTTTCTTGATTTCAATCGCTTTTGGAAGTTTGTCTGGTCACAAAATAGAGTGAAATATGTTGAATATTGGACACATATCTTGCAGGCCTTAGAGCTAGAATAGAGTGTCTAATATCAAAGTAAGCCACTCGTTGATACTCTCAAAAATCCGTAATATCTCGTACTATTTGGCAGTACATGTTTCTTCTTTACAATATTCAGAATTTGTCTCAAACGTATGGCATACGTAGCATGGCGTCCATTGCCAGCTTGAGCTCTATTGCGCCGCAGGGATCAACTGCTTATCTTATCGCTGTGCTTGCACCTGTATATTGGACAATCGCAAACTTGACAAGACACAACTGTGCACCAACAAAAGACTAATCGATAATGTCCTCTTGACATCTTCAAACGAGACGCTTCCCTACCCAAGATGTGAGGCCCCATGTCGCGATTACTCAGTTATCCACTCGTACAGCATCGTTAATGGCGTGCATGCGGGGATGGTCTCTGTGATTATGCACAACCACATCATTCGCGCCGATTCCATCCCCGCACTTGACCATGCATGTATGGACTCCAATCCTTGAGACGCTCGCTTTCGCTTCTCTATCGGCTCGCTTTCGCTTCTCTATCGGCTCGCTCACGGCTTGACAGGATCGATACGCTCTCCTTATTAGCGGATTCATAGCTTGCGGCTGTTCGACATCATGACATTGACCAAGTCGTTTTCGGTCTCTGGAAAAACTGCCATCGTAACTGGCGCCGGCTCAGGTCTGTATTTCTGGACATGGGCCTAGGGTGTCAAAGTTGAGCTTCAATCTAAGATGATTTTTATCAGGCATAAACCTCGCATTTGCccaacttcttctctcccacaAATGCAATGTCGTATTTGCAGATTTGGAGCTGCGgccagaagcaaaagatgtCGTCTCGAAACACCAGAGCGAGGACAAAGCTCAAGCCTCGTTTATCAAAACGGACGTAACCTCGTGGACTGATCTTTCCAACATGTTTAGTTTTGCGCTTGAGAAGCATGGAGACATCGACATTGTTTGCCCGGGCGCAGGTGTGTACGAGCCTCACTGGTCGAATTTCTGGCATCCGCCTGGCTCTAGCGAAAGTCGAGATGCGGTCGACAAAGGTCACTATGGGCTGCTGGACATCAACCTGACGCATCCTATTCGCGTAACGCAAATGGCGATATCGCACTGGCTGTATCCTCGACCGCCAACTGAAGGCTCCAAGTTCACCACAGCGCCGCCCAAGGCGTCTCCCAGCAACCCCAAGAGGGTCATCCACATTTCGTCAGTTGCCGCTCAGATACCCGTCTGGAGAGCTCCGCTGTACGCCGCATCCAAGTTTGGTCTTTCGGGCTTTGTTCGCAGCGTCGCGCGGCTAGAGCCTCTGTTTGGCGTGCGAGTCAACGCCGTCGCGCCTGGAATCGTTCAGACTCCTCTCTGGACGGAGCATCCAGAAAAGCTGATCAACATTAATCTGTCCCAAGACGCATGGGTGACTCCGCAGGAAGTGGCGCAGGCAATGCTCAGATGCATCGAGGACAATGAGAATGTCGGAGGAACAGTTTTGGAGGTTGGCGCTGGCAACACTAGAAAAGTCGATGCATTCAACGACCCAGGCCCAGACCGAGATCCCAGAAAGGGGCTGATTACCAGCAACAATGAatttggcgatggagaagtgCTTGATTGGCTCCAGGACGAAGGCGTTTGGGGACCTCATCTATAGGTCATTTGGGCCATCGTGTTCGCACGAGACGTGCTGATTACACACGTCGAGTTGTGTAGGCTTCATATTTCTTCAATGACGCTGGTTCAGCCTTGTGGAGGCGTGAGCAACCAAGGCACATGGTCAAATAGTCTTGACGGAGACACATGCTAAAGTATACAAGCATCATAAAGCATTACAGGAGTTCCTCtgccagcagcgcaaagtGAGAACTTGCTTCGTTTTAGCATCGCCGTCCCCACCCAACAAGAATGTGTGCATGATTCCAAACCCCATGAACTGCAAGCGCTTACAGCTGAACCACGCCCCACGGGCCTGCACATCTTACCCGCGATCATCCGAAGCCAGCTCTACGCCCTATCGCGTGCGATTCCATGCTTGCTTCTTCCCCCCCTGGTCCGTCTATTTTGTGTGCTTATTTTGGCGCCTCGCAGCGGGCTAATGATTGGGGGCTAATAGACCTGTCATGGGGGGCTGCAGCGCATAGTACGGCGCGCGAACCAGATAGCCTGGAATCAGGAGTTGGGATATTTGGCATGATTTGTTTTGGATATTGGGAATCCCTACGAAATATGCCAAGGGAAGACTGGCCGGCTATGACAGGAGGGCATGCATAAATAAGGGATGCCCATCCCCTCTTCGGAAGGAGAAGACTCAGTCTCATTGTGCTTCTCATTAATCTGGCGTCGCAAGCCTATTCGCAAATCTCAAGTGCTTTTACACTCAAAGCTGGTTCTCAGTCTCTATATCCAAGAACCAATAATCATCTTTCAATACCGCACAATGGCTTCTCTTATCCGCAAGCTCTTCCGCCGCAAGGAGCCGGCCCCGCTGGTCTGCTCTGTGGCTCTAGATGACGAAGGAAACCCTGTTGGTGACCATGCCGACCATGTTCACACGGATGCCTGCTTCGTCAACTTTGAGCCTCTTGCAATTGCGGAGCTGTTCCAGTCGCAATCGTGCCAGTCGTGCCCTCCAGCCCTGCCCGGCATCCATGCCGGTACCGCAGACCCCAACGTGCTGCTCTTGACCTATCCCGTCACCATCTTTGACCACACGGGCTGGAAGGATaccttctccagcctctccaACGATTCCCGCCAGCGAGCCTATGCCAAGAGGTGGGCTCGAAACAATCTCTTCACTCCTCAGGTCGTCGTCAACGGCATCGTCGATGGCAGTGGCCGACAGAAGGAAGAGATTCAGGCCCTTATTCAACAGGCCCGAGAAGCCTCCAAGGCTCGCGACTTCCACGTCTACCTGGACGCAAACGATACCGAAGTCCGTATCGACACGGACAAGCAAGAAGCTCCCCCGCACGAAGTGTCGTACATTGTCTACACGCAAAAGGAGCAGGTCGTCAAGCCTACCAAGGGTATcaacaagggcaagaagatcCCCCACCGCAACGTGGTGGAATCGGTCACCAAGATTGGCGACTGGATCGGCGGGAACGCAACTTGGTCTCTGCCTGCGCCGAGAAGTGCGCTGGGTCCGGACCAGGGCGCGGCGGTTATCCTCACGGAGGGAGGCCTTGGAGGACCGATTATTGCGGCGGCCAAGGTTTAAATTGAAATATGCAGATGCAACAGATATGATGATGTTATGATGATGGGGAGAAGGAGTTGGAAGACAAGTTTCATGTTATGTAGCTGAGATACCACAAAGAGACGAAACCCTCTTATATGTACTTTTGTTCTGCCATTTATTATGCCAATTTGCTTTGGAATATTTTACCCTTGCACCGTGTTCGGACATgactttttccttttgaaTTCTCCTTTTTATTGATGTCAAAACTCCTTGAATGAACTAGTCTCGCTCACTGCATAACGGGTAGGGCTGCGTCCAGGTTTGCAACACAATTGTGGATGCGCCGAAGATGATACATGAAGTAtacgaagaagagcatttACAAGCTACAACTCTTCACAGAGCTGGATACGATTTGTGTTACTGTATTGCAATTGCGTCCTTGACATACAAAATCCTTTCCACAGAAACGTGACATTCTTACCTCTACGACCATTCTCAAGTTTCACTCTTACAGAGATTGGAATTGAACTTTGACTTGCATACAGCACAACGCCAGAGTTGAAATGGTAAATAGCGATGGGGGCAAGCCTATTACTGTTACTGACGACTTATCAACGTGCCAGGGGAACCTGTGATAGATGTCATTGCGGAATAATCAATATAACTTGAGCCAGCAGAATGCCTGATAGACATGTCTCTATTAGCCATGACTGATCGATAGTTGACGCCTTGCTGTCAAAAGGAGGGCCCTGACTATGTGGCACCTCGCTAGGACAAGTGCTTATCCTTCGCGCCGACTATGTTGCCTTACTCAAACATTTGTAACCGGTCATAGGCGTAAAAACAAGTCCACATATCAGAAATGCGGAGTGTTACTGGGATGACCTATGCCCGGATTCCGTTAGCATGCTGTCGGGTCCGACAGAGTGGCTCGAACTAATGTGTTATATCTGGCATAAATTAGCCGCCAGTGGTCTTACAATGACGATGGAACGTCTCTTTGGTGGCACTGATAGGCGAGCTTAGCGATGGTTGCGGTCGCAAACGATGATTGTATACAAGGACCCGGACAAATACCTTGGAGTGGTCAAACGTCCTTTCGCTATTGTTCTCTTTGCTAATTGTGATGACTGCTCGTGTGCTCAGCCCCCATCATAGTGCTACTATTTCGATCTACTTTACCGCTACTCTAAGCTGTTAGCTCTTGCCATCATTTCCTGATTCAGGAAATAGGACGAGCAATTGCTTCATCGACCTAGCTTACTATAATCGGGTAGAGTGTGCGCATATTTTGTGCGCCTAGCTCTCTGATTTTCAGGGGATGAGATCCACACGCGGCTACCCTCGTCGTAGAAATGACAGTGGCGTATCAAACTTCCGCACTTGTATTAGAGGCCGAAGCCAAAGCACCTTTTTGCTGCCAGATGCCGCAGCTCGGGCTGTGCGTCTGTCTCGAACAACGGTAGCCGTACTTGTAGAATCCAGGTACGACGAGCAGTTGGTTGGAATAAGCAGCCATTAAAGTTCATCTCCCAACCAGATctgaagctcctccagcactGCACGTCTTTTATATCGCATCTTGTTTATCAGAATCTGACAGCATTCAGACACCCACAGCCGAATTGAAGCCCGAATGAATTATTTTCTAGAAGCGATGGATTTCAAAGTGGCAGACGCCATCCCAAGCTAAACTCCCACGATAAGCTTAGCTCCGTGCTTATCCTCTATCCAATTCTTCCTACCGGCGCCGATCCCTAAAAAGCTGCTACCAAAAATGCATGTGCTCCAACTTCCATTCTCGAACCTGAGCTCCCATCGTCAAGCCTGTTGAAATCTTCCATCCACTGCCATCTCAGTCAATCTCGGGCGCAATGGAGCAATTTCTCCTTTCGGCCCAGCACTCCGGGTCCATTAGCCACGCCCACATCTTTCAGCTTCCGCAGTCGGCCGCAGAGCTGGCACGAGAGGTTCGCATCACGGTAGCCATTGTTGCCGTTGCGTGGGTTGCAGTCACGGCTATAAAGCAATTTGGTTGGAGGAATCAAGGGACAAGATGATGGGATAAATCTGAGTTGGAGGATCTTGCTGGTAAATGTGAGATTGGCATTGTACAGAGTCTCCAGTTCGCGGAGAAGCTAATTGAAGCTGCGCTCTAGAGATACACATGATACCCACGATATGCTTGGAGGATTAGATTCATTGGACTGCGATACAAACTTGAGCCAATTACACGATGGACTATATATTGAAGAACACTGTTTACCGCCACGAATATGCAACACACAACGCTCTGAAGCATACATGCGACATTGGGATAGCTCGCCAGCCCTCAAGCAGCGTCATGCCCTTACGGCCAGCAGGTGGAAGTTGATTGCCACTGCTGCTCAACTGAAGATGAGTCTAGGCTCTTCCCCGGCAGACAATTTGGTCGTGCTTCGGCCATATGACGGCGCGATTCAGAAGCGAATGTCTCTATGCCTTGGCGCAGGACTAGGTACTATATCACAGCAGTGCTGCGAATACGGATCAGATTCAACATGGACCATTTCTGATGTTCTTTGAAGCGATGAACAGCGCATTGGCTGTCTCCGTCAGTCATTCTTACATTCTTGGAACAGAGGCGTAAACAGGCTCTCTGCCGGTGCAACGTTTCACGCCCTCTTCTAGTCGGTGACGAGCGTCTGTCCATGAATATTGGTATAAACTTATGCTATCTTCAGTAGATATTTCAGACACGCTTCTTATTTTTGATATTGAGAGTATGCTTAAGAATGCGCGATGCATTTGGGCCATTAATGTCTGCCTGCATATCACTTGGACCCCAATGGCGCATCAGGTAGAGAAGCCATGTTCGTAACGGCCTGTTTTTTAGAATCTATAGCGTGCATAGAATATAACATATAATACAGTATATCTAACTGTACATCCTCATGCTTCGTAATGCCATGCGCAATTGATTTTCCCAGTCGCTCGTATCAACAATGCATCGTTCCGAATGATTTCAGTCAATCGCGAAATCTAGCTTTTTGGGCAGATTTGAAacgaaaaaaatgaagagaaaatagaaaacaagaaaaaagaaaaacagcagAATAAAAGCTTTCTTTTGTGCATCGGCATTGAAGAGCTCCTGGAGTTGTTGGATTGTCAGCTGGGGTGGCGCTCTGGTAGTGTGCGCAGAGTGCGAatgaaaacaccaaaaactTGGGGGGCGCGCGCGACGATGCAACCGACAGCTGCAATggaaaaaattaaaagaagcACCAAGAAATGGGATCAAACGGTCGAGTTTGGGCCTCATCAGGCTGTTGCAGCTGGATGGAGTGGCAGCAATCGGGTGGTGGTAAACACCAAAAATCCAGCTGGCAGGCCAAAACGCGGTGGCGGCTGGGATTAGGAACCGGCCGCAACCgccagaagaaaagaggaaaacaCCAAATAATGGGATGTCAAGATTGATTTGGCGATAATGACGAGGATTATTGCATTAATGATTATGCGAAAGGCGCTGGATGAAACCACCAAGTTTGAGCTGACGAGATACAGATTCACGATGATGAGGATCTGAACGCTGGGTGACATGATGGAATCGATCGCAGAAAACACCAAGAAGAGAGCGATTGGTATCGCCATTGGTGATGTAAGAGTCAAATCAAGTTCAACATGATGTGAAAAGCGTCTGACGAAACCACCAAAGTTGAGCTGATGAAATCcgagttgatgatgatggagatcTGAACGCTGGATGAAGTGATCAGATGCATCACGAAAACATCACGGAAAACACCAAGAATGAAAAGATTGGTCTCGCCATTGGTGACAATTGGTGATAATGAAGAGCCACAAAGGATCAAGATGAAGGCAAAACTACCTGACGAGGAAGTCGCGATCGCATCACCAAGGTCCAAGTTGATGATAATATGGACGAAATCGTCTCTAAGAAGACGAGACTTGCCAGATGAAAACACCAAGAAGATATGGATTGGTATCACCATTCATGATAATTAGGAGTCAAAAAGAAACGATATAAAGGCAAACATGCTGGATGAGGTGGCCGATATCGCATCATCACGGCTCAAGTTGGTGATGATTTGGAAGGAACATCTTCTGAAAAGATGCAAATCGCTGGATGAAAACACCAAAATCCCATGGTCAAGACGTCTTCCCCAGGGTTACAACCCAGAAATCATCCAGATTTGAGATCTAAAAGGTCATGATCAAGCAAAATAACCCTGAAGAGGATGCCAAATTGAAAGTGCCACCAGGGTTACGGCGCCTATTTA is part of the Trichoderma atroviride chromosome 1, complete sequence genome and encodes:
- a CDS encoding uncharacterized protein (EggNog:ENOG41), coding for MASNSYSAESLFRVDGLVAVITGGGSGLGRITAHALAANGAKAVYVLGRREDALAATKDTSPSPEVIRPLVCDVTSKDSLKAAADRVREELGYCDVVFANSGAITADNSSIMSNLNNLDLKSIQEGLWAYDMEDFTQSFHVNVTAAFYTVLAFLDLLDEGNKRAVVPQKSQAIITGSVASYSRLPKAGFAYGGSKAAAVQVAKQLATLLAPHKIRVNSIVPGIYPSEMTERDIKASSADVRREGSFPASFVPLERFGREEEFAGAMLFLTSKAGGYVDGSVLLTDGGRLSITTSTY
- a CDS encoding uncharacterized protein (EggNog:ENOG41), which encodes MPIPSSEGEDSVSLCFSLIWRRKPIRKSQVLLHSKLVLSLYIQEPIIIFQYRTMASLIRKLFRRKEPAPLVCSVALDDEGNPVGDHADHVHTDACFVNFEPLAIAELFQSQSCQSCPPALPGIHAGTADPNVLLLTYPVTIFDHTGWKDTFSSLSNDSRQRAYAKRWARNNLFTPQVVVNGIVDGSGRQKEEIQALIQQAREASKARDFHVYLDANDTEVRIDTDKQEAPPHEVSYIVYTQKEQVVKPTKGINKGKKIPHRNVVESVTKIGDWIGGNATWSLPAPRSALGPDQGAAVILTEGGLGGPIIAAAKV
- a CDS encoding uncharacterized protein (EggNog:ENOG41), with amino-acid sequence MTLTKSFSVSGKTAIVTGAGSGINLAFAQLLLSHKCNVVFADLELRPEAKDVVSKHQSEDKAQASFIKTDVTSWTDLSNMFSFALEKHGDIDIVCPGAGVYEPHWSNFWHPPGSSESRDAVDKGHYGLLDINLTHPIRVTQMAISHWLYPRPPTEGSKFTTAPPKASPSNPKRVIHISSVAAQIPVWRAPLYAASKFGLSGFVRSVARLEPLFGVRVNAVAPGIVQTPLWTEHPEKLININLSQDAWVTPQEVAQAMLRCIEDNENVGGTVLEVGAGNTRKVDAFNDPGPDRDPRKGLITSNNEFGDGEVLDWLQDEGVWGPHL